In one window of Flavobacterium ginsengisoli DNA:
- a CDS encoding RNA polymerase sigma factor: MIDEKEFIKELLNPETQNIAFQKLLSDYQKPLYSHIRNIVLNHDDADDVLQNTFVKVFQNLKNFKGESKLFSWMYRIATNEALTFLSQKAKLSGISSEDLQNKTIDNLKADLYFDGDEIQIKLQKAIVTLPEKQQLVFKMKYFEELKYEEIADILGTSVGALKASYHHAVKKIELYVTSN; this comes from the coding sequence TTGATAGACGAGAAAGAATTTATAAAAGAATTATTAAACCCTGAAACGCAAAATATTGCGTTTCAAAAACTCTTGTCTGATTATCAGAAACCTTTGTATTCTCATATTCGAAATATTGTTTTGAATCATGATGATGCTGATGATGTTTTACAGAATACTTTTGTAAAAGTCTTTCAAAATCTTAAAAACTTTAAAGGAGAAAGCAAACTTTTTTCTTGGATGTATCGCATTGCTACCAACGAGGCTTTGACTTTTTTATCGCAAAAAGCGAAATTAAGCGGCATTTCGTCTGAAGATCTGCAAAACAAAACGATTGATAATTTAAAAGCGGATCTTTATTTTGATGGAGATGAAATTCAAATCAAACTTCAAAAAGCAATTGTAACACTTCCAGAAAAACAACAATTAGTTTTCAAAATGAAATATTTTGAAGAATTGAAATATGAAGAAATCGCAGATATTTTAGGAACATCTGTTGGAGCCTTAAAAGCATCTTATCATCACGCAGTAAAAAAAATTGAATTATATGTTACATCAAATTAA
- a CDS encoding nucleoside triphosphate pyrophosphohydrolase family protein → MKKQLDAVTEFHTAFRIGHSTTPKADVGAEKKLLRYNLMKEENEEYYEAVQNNDLVEIADALGDMMYILCGTIIEHGLQDKIEAVFDEIQRSNMSKLGEDGQPIYREDGKVMKGPNYFKPDFSKLF, encoded by the coding sequence ATGAAAAAACAACTTGATGCCGTAACAGAATTCCACACTGCTTTTAGAATTGGCCACAGCACAACACCAAAGGCTGATGTAGGAGCAGAAAAGAAATTACTTCGTTATAATTTAATGAAGGAAGAAAATGAGGAATATTATGAAGCGGTTCAGAATAATGATTTAGTTGAAATTGCAGACGCTCTTGGAGATATGATGTATATTTTGTGCGGAACAATTATAGAACACGGACTTCAAGATAAAATTGAAGCAGTTTTTGATGAAATCCAGCGCAGTAATATGAGTAAATTAGGAGAAGATGGTCAGCCAATTTACCGCGAAGATGGAAAAGTGATGAAAGGTCCAAATTATTTTAAACCAGATTTTTCTAAATTATTCTAA
- a CDS encoding SRPBCC family protein — MKILKYLFLFALLSFVALTVFVATQKGDFSVERSKVINSPRATVYNYLNDFRNYEDFESWSVEDPSIKMTYANKTSGNGATFYWDGVDGKGNSIILKTKDGESIDQKMQFDGTEANVNWTLKDTLNGKTKVTWKGKGTMSFLFKIYTALHGGSDRVIGTIYEKSLANIDKNLDYETKTFAVTVDGVVKKTETPYIKQTFTSEISKISKNARIVIPKLIHFSETNGLSEAGKPFIIYHTYDTKTGLAKISICLPINKEISTSSGSDILAGKLNGFDAVKTTLTGDYSHRNEAIAKTTAYINNQKIIPDLSWSHLEILTLSKLDVKASSKLVTEIYFPIKPKVVPVTAEPVYAPENTSETPSEPRTEQPRTEPVKRKPAAPAPAPTQTPTQEEDSEF; from the coding sequence ATGAAAATTCTAAAGTATTTATTTCTTTTTGCACTTTTAAGCTTTGTTGCTCTTACTGTTTTTGTTGCTACTCAGAAAGGAGATTTTTCTGTAGAAAGAAGTAAAGTTATCAATTCGCCTCGCGCAACGGTTTATAACTACTTAAACGACTTTAGAAATTACGAAGATTTTGAATCATGGTCGGTTGAAGATCCTTCTATCAAAATGACTTATGCTAATAAAACAAGCGGAAATGGCGCTACATTTTATTGGGATGGTGTTGATGGAAAAGGAAATTCTATTATTCTTAAAACAAAAGACGGCGAAAGCATTGACCAAAAAATGCAATTTGATGGTACAGAAGCTAATGTAAACTGGACTTTAAAAGATACTTTGAACGGAAAAACAAAAGTTACTTGGAAAGGAAAAGGAACAATGAGCTTTTTGTTTAAAATATATACCGCTTTACATGGAGGTTCAGATAGAGTTATTGGAACTATCTACGAAAAAAGCTTAGCCAATATTGATAAAAACCTAGACTACGAAACCAAAACTTTTGCCGTTACAGTAGACGGAGTGGTAAAGAAAACCGAAACTCCTTATATCAAGCAGACTTTTACTAGCGAAATTTCTAAAATAAGTAAAAATGCTAGAATTGTAATTCCGAAGCTTATTCACTTTAGTGAAACGAATGGTTTGTCTGAGGCAGGAAAACCTTTTATCATTTATCATACTTACGATACTAAAACTGGTTTGGCAAAGATTTCAATCTGTTTGCCTATTAACAAAGAAATTTCAACAAGTTCAGGAAGCGATATTTTAGCTGGAAAATTAAATGGTTTCGACGCTGTAAAAACAACTCTTACTGGAGATTACTCTCATAGAAATGAAGCAATAGCTAAAACAACTGCCTACATTAATAACCAAAAAATTATTCCAGATTTAAGCTGGTCGCATCTTGAAATCTTGACTCTAAGCAAATTGGATGTAAAAGCTTCATCCAAATTGGTAACTGAGATTTATTTCCCTATAAAACCTAAAGTAGTTCCTGTTACTGCTGAGCCTGTTTACGCTCCAGAAAACACTAGTGAAACTCCAAGCGAGCCACGCACAGAACAACCACGTACAGAGCCTGTAAAACGTAAACCTGCTGCGCCAGCACCAGCTCCTACGCAAACACCTACACAAGAAGAAGACTCAGAATTTTAA
- a CDS encoding sensor of ECF-type sigma factor, which produces MKIKNILPLLLFLTSISFFAQNGKIDEKREKIKAFKVSFLTTELELTSTEAEKFWPIYNAYDDKQYELKYLKMKTYIKQLKDENLKNLSDKEAATLLSQIESTDKEIYQLRDKYMSRP; this is translated from the coding sequence ATGAAAATAAAAAACATTTTACCGCTACTACTATTTCTGACAAGTATTTCATTTTTTGCACAAAATGGAAAAATTGATGAAAAGCGAGAAAAAATCAAAGCTTTTAAAGTGTCATTTTTAACAACAGAATTAGAATTAACTTCAACCGAAGCCGAAAAATTCTGGCCAATTTATAATGCTTACGATGACAAGCAATATGAATTAAAGTATCTGAAAATGAAAACTTATATTAAACAGCTTAAAGATGAGAATCTAAAAAATCTTTCAGATAAAGAAGCAGCGACATTATTATCTCAAATAGAGAGTACTGATAAAGAAATATATCAGCTTCGAGACAAATATATGAGCAGACCTTAA
- a CDS encoding WD40/YVTN/BNR-like repeat-containing protein, with protein MKKLSLFCVIFILLMSFRTFNYKTDVVYNNGFTSMTIDTLFKDRISIRAILIDKNKVWYGADNSRFGYYDLDKKEKFEEHIYRDTLKLEFRSIAQTSKDIFLLSVANPALLYSVSKKDRKVKLVYKEVNPKVFYDSMQFWNDKEGIAIGDPTEDTFSIIVTRDGGETWTKLLSDKLPTNSTGEAAFAASNTNIVIKGNDTWLVSGGKKARVFYSPDKAKTWKVVETPIVQGKQMTGIFTADFYDSKQGFVAGGDYDLPNNKANNKAFTKDGGKTWQLIGQNMGFGYASCVQYVPGGNGKEIVCVGSEGIQYSQNGGENWMQLSTDKGFFTIRFVNRNTAIAAGHNKVVRLNFK; from the coding sequence ATGAAAAAACTCTCTTTATTTTGTGTTATTTTTATTTTATTGATGTCTTTTAGGACATTTAATTATAAAACTGACGTTGTTTACAATAATGGCTTTACTTCAATGACAATAGATACATTATTTAAAGACAGAATTAGTATTAGAGCAATTCTAATTGACAAAAATAAAGTTTGGTACGGGGCTGATAATTCTCGTTTTGGTTATTATGATTTGGATAAAAAAGAAAAATTTGAAGAACATATTTACCGCGATACACTTAAATTAGAATTTAGAAGTATAGCACAAACTTCAAAAGATATTTTTTTGTTGAGTGTGGCAAATCCAGCTCTTCTTTATTCCGTTTCAAAGAAAGACCGCAAAGTTAAATTGGTGTATAAAGAAGTTAATCCGAAAGTGTTTTACGATAGCATGCAGTTTTGGAATGATAAGGAAGGAATTGCAATTGGCGATCCGACAGAGGATACTTTTTCTATTATAGTTACACGTGACGGTGGAGAAACTTGGACAAAATTACTGTCTGATAAATTGCCAACAAATAGCACAGGAGAAGCAGCTTTTGCGGCAAGTAACACTAACATCGTTATAAAAGGAAATGATACATGGTTAGTTTCAGGTGGAAAAAAAGCACGTGTTTTTTATTCTCCCGACAAAGCAAAAACATGGAAAGTTGTAGAAACTCCTATTGTGCAGGGAAAACAAATGACAGGAATTTTTACGGCCGATTTTTATGATTCTAAACAAGGTTTCGTTGCAGGAGGAGATTACGATCTTCCTAATAATAAAGCCAATAATAAAGCTTTTACAAAAGATGGTGGCAAGACTTGGCAATTAATTGGTCAGAATATGGGATTTGGCTATGCATCATGTGTGCAATATGTTCCAGGAGGTAATGGAAAAGAAATTGTTTGTGTAGGCTCTGAAGGAATACAATATTCTCAAAATGGAGGAGAAAACTGGATGCAGCTTTCTACCGATAAAGGATTTTTTACCATTCGTTTTGTGAATAGGAACACTGCAATCGCAGCAGGACATAATAAAGTGGTTCGACTTAATTTTAAATAA